The Ornithorhynchus anatinus isolate Pmale09 chromosome 1, mOrnAna1.pri.v4, whole genome shotgun sequence genome includes a window with the following:
- the B3GNT7 gene encoding UDP-GlcNAc:betaGal beta-1,3-N-acetylglucosaminyltransferase 7 isoform X2, producing the protein MFPWRKTIYKSVCLSLVLLVTLTVLQRGLAPGQFLQSPAPSPEPGKVQKRSVALPGPGGFWKSPREEEAPAPGPTAAEAPRSWDVMTPNCTANPNLTQEAWFQSLEPHFRQFLLYRHCRYFPILLNHPEKCVGEVYLLVVVKSIITQHDRREAIRQTWGWEREADGGRGAVRTLFLLGTASKAEERDHYQKLLAYEDRLYGDILQWDFLDSFFNLTLKEVHFLRWLDIYCPRVSFVFKGDDDVYVSPANLLEFLADRRPQEDLFVGDVLFRAKPIRKKENKYYIPGALYSKPSYPPYAGGGGFLMAGGLARRLLRVSEGLELYPIDDVFLGMCLEVLGVRPVAHEGFKTFGIVRNKSSRMNKEPCFFRSMLVVHKLLPAELLTMWELVHGNLTCSRKLQVL; encoded by the coding sequence GAGGAAGACCATCTACAAGAGTGTGTGCTTGTCCCTAGTTCTGCTGGTGACCCTAACGGTGCTCCAGCGCGGCCTGGCTCCCGGCCAGTTCTTGCAGAGCCCCGCGCCCTCCCCAGAGCCCGGCAAAGTCCAGAAACGTAGCgtggccctccccggccccggcggctTCTGGAAGAGCCCCCGGGAAGAGGAggcgccggccccgggccccacgGCCGCAGAGGCGCCCCGGTCTTGGGACGTGATGACCCCCAACTGCACGGCCAACCCGAACCTGACCCAGGAAGCCTGGTTCCAGAGCCTGGAGCCCCACTTCCGTCAGTTCCTCCTCTATCGCCACTGCCGATACTTCCCCATCCTGCTCAATCACCCGGAGAAGTGCGTGGGGGAGGTGTACCTGTTGGTGGTGGTGAAGTCCATCATCACCCAGCACGACCGACGGGAGGCTATCCGGCAGACgtgggggtgggagcgggaggcTGATGGGGGCCGCGGGGCGGTCCGCACGCTCTTCCTGCTGGGCACGGCCtccaaggcagaggagagggaccaCTACCAGAAGCTGCTGGCCTACGAGGACCGCCTCTACGGGGACATCCTACAGTGGGATTTCCTGGACAGCTTCTTCAACCTGACCCTGAAGGAGGTCCACTTCCTCCGGTGGCTGGACATCTACTGCCCCCGGGTCAGCTTCGTCTTCAAGGGCGACGACGACGTCTACGTCAGCCCCGCCAACCTGCTGGAGTTCCTGGCCGACCGGCGGCCCCAGGAGGACCTCTTCGTCGGAGACGTCCTCTTCCGGGCCAAGCCCATCcgcaagaaggagaacaagtactacATCCCGGGGGCTCTGTACAGCAAGCCCAGCTACCCGCCCTACGCCGGCGGCGGGGGATTCCTCATGGCGGGGGGCCtggcccgccgcctcctccgggtCTCCGAGGGCCTGGAGCTCTACCCCATCGACGACGTCTTCCTGGGCATGTGCCTGGAGGTGCTGGGCGTGCGGCCCGTGGCCCACGAGGGCTTCAAGACCTTCGGGATCGTGCGCAACAAGAGCAGCCGCATGAACAAGGAGCCCTGCTTCTTCCGCTCCATGTTGGTGGTGCACAAGCTGCTGCCCGCCGAGCTGCTGACCATGTGGGAGCTGGTGCACGGCAACCTCACCTGCTCCCGTAAGCTCCAGGTGCTCTAG
- the B3GNT7 gene encoding UDP-GlcNAc:betaGal beta-1,3-N-acetylglucosaminyltransferase 7 isoform X1, producing the protein MRQDSSDLQPSSSPGPARPLPALAPPGPSMFPWRKTIYKSVCLSLVLLVTLTVLQRGLAPGQFLQSPAPSPEPGKVQKRSVALPGPGGFWKSPREEEAPAPGPTAAEAPRSWDVMTPNCTANPNLTQEAWFQSLEPHFRQFLLYRHCRYFPILLNHPEKCVGEVYLLVVVKSIITQHDRREAIRQTWGWEREADGGRGAVRTLFLLGTASKAEERDHYQKLLAYEDRLYGDILQWDFLDSFFNLTLKEVHFLRWLDIYCPRVSFVFKGDDDVYVSPANLLEFLADRRPQEDLFVGDVLFRAKPIRKKENKYYIPGALYSKPSYPPYAGGGGFLMAGGLARRLLRVSEGLELYPIDDVFLGMCLEVLGVRPVAHEGFKTFGIVRNKSSRMNKEPCFFRSMLVVHKLLPAELLTMWELVHGNLTCSRKLQVL; encoded by the coding sequence GAGGAAGACCATCTACAAGAGTGTGTGCTTGTCCCTAGTTCTGCTGGTGACCCTAACGGTGCTCCAGCGCGGCCTGGCTCCCGGCCAGTTCTTGCAGAGCCCCGCGCCCTCCCCAGAGCCCGGCAAAGTCCAGAAACGTAGCgtggccctccccggccccggcggctTCTGGAAGAGCCCCCGGGAAGAGGAggcgccggccccgggccccacgGCCGCAGAGGCGCCCCGGTCTTGGGACGTGATGACCCCCAACTGCACGGCCAACCCGAACCTGACCCAGGAAGCCTGGTTCCAGAGCCTGGAGCCCCACTTCCGTCAGTTCCTCCTCTATCGCCACTGCCGATACTTCCCCATCCTGCTCAATCACCCGGAGAAGTGCGTGGGGGAGGTGTACCTGTTGGTGGTGGTGAAGTCCATCATCACCCAGCACGACCGACGGGAGGCTATCCGGCAGACgtgggggtgggagcgggaggcTGATGGGGGCCGCGGGGCGGTCCGCACGCTCTTCCTGCTGGGCACGGCCtccaaggcagaggagagggaccaCTACCAGAAGCTGCTGGCCTACGAGGACCGCCTCTACGGGGACATCCTACAGTGGGATTTCCTGGACAGCTTCTTCAACCTGACCCTGAAGGAGGTCCACTTCCTCCGGTGGCTGGACATCTACTGCCCCCGGGTCAGCTTCGTCTTCAAGGGCGACGACGACGTCTACGTCAGCCCCGCCAACCTGCTGGAGTTCCTGGCCGACCGGCGGCCCCAGGAGGACCTCTTCGTCGGAGACGTCCTCTTCCGGGCCAAGCCCATCcgcaagaaggagaacaagtactacATCCCGGGGGCTCTGTACAGCAAGCCCAGCTACCCGCCCTACGCCGGCGGCGGGGGATTCCTCATGGCGGGGGGCCtggcccgccgcctcctccgggtCTCCGAGGGCCTGGAGCTCTACCCCATCGACGACGTCTTCCTGGGCATGTGCCTGGAGGTGCTGGGCGTGCGGCCCGTGGCCCACGAGGGCTTCAAGACCTTCGGGATCGTGCGCAACAAGAGCAGCCGCATGAACAAGGAGCCCTGCTTCTTCCGCTCCATGTTGGTGGTGCACAAGCTGCTGCCCGCCGAGCTGCTGACCATGTGGGAGCTGGTGCACGGCAACCTCACCTGCTCCCGTAAGCTCCAGGTGCTCTAG